The Prunus persica cultivar Lovell chromosome G8, Prunus_persica_NCBIv2, whole genome shotgun sequence genome includes a region encoding these proteins:
- the LOC109950859 gene encoding uncharacterized protein LOC109950859 — MTAPSSDPPAPSASASTAPALMEHVLVGPGASQAHASSASSVAQPASARRRHRPADTTDTTSTDGTGASGSQPAKKNTRGPCRQLKTAKVTRTNYNLEDLDEESLATGGRASGSDVGDSTVPCTGRLSNPAVSCVDLPARPPRACPPDHCPSGRPDHCPGGRPDLRAAYWRRPVDFTSLFD; from the exons ATGACTGCACCGAGTTCGGATCCTCCGGCTCCGTCGGCATCTGCTTCCACTGCTCCAGCTTTGATGGAGCACGTGCTGGTTGGTCCCGGGGCGTCCCAGGCGCATGCGTCATCTGCGTCATCCGTCGCGCAGCCAGCTAGTGCTAGGCGGCGGCACCGGCCCGCCGACACCACCGACACGACATCGACCGACGGTACTGGTGCATCGGGATCACAGCCAG CGAAGAAGAACACCCGAGGGCCGTGTCGTCAGctgaagacggcgaaggtcacccgg ACGAACTATAACTTGGAGGACCTCGATGAAGAGTCGTTGgc cacaggtggccGAGCTTCAGGGTCAGATGTCGGTGATTCTACAGTCCCTTGCACAGGGCGGCTTTCCAATCCCGCAGTTTCGTGCGTCGACCTCCCAGCCCGTCCACCCCGAGCATGCCCACCAGACCACTGCCCCAGTGGACGCCCAGACCACTGCCCCGGTGGACGCCCAGACCTCCGAGCCGCATACTGGCGACGACCGGTTGATTTTacttcattatttgattag
- the LOC18767433 gene encoding indole-3-acetic acid-induced protein ARG7: MGFRLPGIVNAKRSLIRSLSSSSQTADSKTLDIPKGYFAVYVGGSQKTQFLIPISYLNEPLFLDLLSQAEEEFGYDHPMGGITIPCSEDTFLHLTSRLSNSLSNDENGAILDRPLSRLTSCAERKQSVSLRLLVI; the protein is encoded by the exons ATGGGTTTCCGGTTGCCCGGAATTGTTAACGCCAAGAGAAGTCTCATTCGATCTCTATCTAGTTCAAGTCAGACAGCTGATTCAAAGACCTTAGATATCCCAAAAGGCTATTTTGCAGTCTATGTTGGGGGGAGCCAAAAGACGCAGTTTTTGATTCCAATATCTTACTTGAATGAGCCTTTGTTCCTGGATTTGCTGAGTCAAGCTGAAGAAGAATTTGGATATGATCATCCCATGGGTGGTATCACAATCCCCTGCAGTGAAGACACCTTCCTTCATCTCACTTCCCGCTTAAGT AACTCACTAAGTAATGATGAGAACGGGGCTATTCTTGATCGTCCACTGAGTCGACTTACATCTTGTGCTGAGAGGAAGCAATCTGTAAGCCTGAGGCTGCTTGTGATCTGA